The Candidatus Poribacteria bacterium genome includes the window TCAAGCTGCCGGCGGTCATCGCCGTTGCGCCAGCGCTGGTGCTTCTGAATGCCAGCAATCGGAGAGCGGCGCTTTTCCTCAGCGCAATCGCTCTAGGCGGTGTCGCGGTCGGATTCATCGTCGGCTGTCCGTATATCCTCACGAGCATCGTCGATCCCGCCGCCGGTGTGTTCGCCGACCTTCGATACGAACTCGGGCATTACCGCCTCGGGCACTTCGGTATCGTCGCAACGGCGCGCGACATGCCATGGACGCCCGTCGTTCGTCACGCCTCCGCCCTCGCATGGGCTGCGGGACCCCTCCTCGTCGCTTTCGCCGTATCGATGGTGGGTCTCGCCTTGACTCAGATCCGGCACTGGCGGCGGTTCGATGCTGCTCTCTTCGTGTGGTTGGTCTGCGCGGCGGCGCCGATTCTGCTCCAGCGGCTGAGTTTCGGTCGCCACTGGCTCGCCGTCCTGCCGCCGCTGTACCTCACGGCGTCGCGCGCCGTGGTGCGGCTCCCACGAGGCTGGAGAGGGTTCGCCATCGCTTGCGCGGCGCCCGCCGTCCTCCAGGCTGCCCTGGCGTCCGCCGCCATCGAGTCGGCGATACGTCAGCCTTCGACCATCGAGAGCGTCGCGTCGTGGATACGAGCAAACCCGTCACAACCGCTCTCTGCGGGACCCTCACTCCCAGTCCTGAATTGGGTCTACCCGCAGAGCATCGTTACGGGCCCCTTGCTTGCGGATGTCGGTCAGGCGGACGCGTTCCTCGTGGCATCTATAGAGGAGAGCATTCACTCAGCCGTGTCCAACGATCCAGATGCCTATCGTGAATCGGACTTCTTCCCGCTCGAACGCGCCGACTTCGCGTCGGAACCGTTCTACCGGACGTTGCTCGCCGGTTCCAGGTACGTCGAAGCTCGGCGATTCGCCGCAAAGCCGCCGGGCTGGCTCGAACGCTGGGGATTGTTGGAGCGACCACTGCCATTCCCGCTGAACGCGCTGGCGCATCCTGAGTTGCGCATCTACGTCCGATCCGCGAAGTGACAGCCTGTCGGCGGATGTTCGCCCGCCTTGTCGCGTCCGCACAGGCGCGGCTGTGGAACCGGCTAGTAGGTCACGCGAACCGCGACCTCGGCAGTCAAGTGGGTCTCGTCTACCCCGGCTCGATGGTCCAGGTTCCGCACGCGCCGGATGCCGGCGCTCACGACTCCCTCGAAGCCACCCGCGCGCGTGTGCGAGTAAAATGCCGACGATTCCGATATGGACTCCACGGTCCCCGAGAGATAGTTCCACGAGAGCGGATCAGCCGCCGTATGCCGATCCGCAAGGCGTGTCTCGCCCTGCCGCGCGGTTTGGTGCAGCAGACCCGTTCTGCCGCGCGCGCCGACCGCTCGCGAGACTTCGACGGCAATCAGATCGGAGTCCGGGCCCGTGCTCAGTCCCAGCGGCCGCCCGCCCAGCGAGTAGTTCAGCCCGTCCGCTTCGTGTGTATACAGCCACTGGTTCGCGAACGCGTACTCCGCGCGGACGTCGGCTCCGCCGAGCGGAAGCACATCGAATGCGTGGATTCCCGCGTGGACACCGTACTTCGAGTCCCAGTTCCGAAGGAGCCCAACCCCCTCTTGTGGCTGGAGGTCGTCGAAGAAGATGTCGACAAAGGCGACCGTTCGCGGGGCGATCCGCGCCACGATGTCCCCGCCGAAGAACATGTTGTCACCGGCGTAGCCGTCGCCGCCCGGGGCAGCGATGCCACTCTCAACCATCGGCACTAGGAAGACGTAGACGCCGACCGGGTTCACGTACGCGAGCTCGAGGCGATCCCGGTACACCACGCCCTCGTACGCGCTCAATGCCACGCGGTCCGAGACCCGCGCACTCAGACGGTGCCCAGACCAGTAGGTGGAAGTGCCGGCATGGGGGAGCGCGAACGTCAAGCTCTCGAATCGCAGCGGTCCAAAGGACGCGGCAAATCGCACGCCGTCCTTACCGTCCGACGCCGCCGAAAGCGCGAGATGCTCGAAGGTTCCCGGTCCCCACACCGCGTTGAGACGACCCACCTGAACGTTCAAACGCGGCGTGCCAACCGAGACGTGCCCTCGTGCGCCGTTGATCTGGTTCGGGAGGAACGAGAACGATTCGCCCGCCAGCGGATGCTCATCGGGACGATACGGATAGCCCTCCGACGAGACGCCCCAAGTGAGCTCGCTCAGAAAGCCGAAGTTGCCGGTCTCCCCCATGATCCCGGAACGGATCGAGGCAATCGAGCTCACACCCGAATCGTCGCGTTCGGCGCGCGTTTCGATCCCGATCGACACCGCAGCAATACCGAGGGGATCGTTTGAGCGGACCGTCATCGAGCTCGTCTGGAACCGGAGATATGAAAGGAGGTCATGAGCGCGCGCCTCGTCCGACTCCGACAACGGAACCGCAAGAGCTCGTTCGAGCCAATCCACCAACTCGCGCCGGGCGTGCTGCCGGAACCCGATGGCTTCGATGGGCACGACGCCGCGCACGGCGAGCGACGTCAGCAGACGCGATGCTTCGTCGTCCCTACCGAGAAGGATCGTCGGGTTCGCCGACGCTTGCCCAACCACCAGGAACATGCCCGCAGCGCAGAGCACGAGCACCAGACGAAACGCGATCTGACGACGCGTCATCCGACGTGACCTTTGAACGGCGATAGGTGAACCACGAGGAGAGGCACGGCATCGACCAGCATCGCCCGACGCTCGGTCGGCGTCACGCCCAGACTCGACGGCTCTGCTGGATCGGATGTGGCATCGTCGCCGACCAGAACCGTGCGACAGCCGGAAGCCGCCCCGGCGGCGATGTCCGACCACGAATCGCCGACCAACCAGCTCTGCGGCAGGTCGATCCCCAGGTCCAGGCTCGCGCGGCGAAGCATGCCGGGCTTCGGCTTCCGACATTCGCAGTCTGACTCTCGCAGATGAGGACAGTGGTAGATGGCGTCGATACGTCCTCCGTGGGCAGAAACCGCGTCCACCATCCGCTCGTGAATCTCAGCTAAGTCGGACTCGGACATCAGCCCCTTGCCGATGCCCTGCTGGTTTGTGATGACAACCACGGGAAGGTTCAAGAAGGACAGATCGCGGAGCGCATCCAGCGACGATGGCAGGAAGCGGAACTCACGCCAGGACGTGACGTAGCCGCCGATGACGCGCTCGTTGATGACGCCGTCGCGATCCAGAAAGATGGCGGGACTAGGCTTGCCGGATGTTGAACACCATCTTGCTGCCGTCTTGGACGAAGTCAAACGGGAACTCTCGCAGGTGACCGAGCGCCTCACGCACTCTCTCCTGGCGATCGATCGGGACACACAGAAGCAGGAACCCGCCGCCTCCGGCTCCCAGCAGCTTCCCACCAATCGCTCCAGCCTCCAGCGCGGTCTCGTACATGGCGTCGATCTGGCTATTGGAGACCTTGCTGGCGAACTGCCGCTTGAGGAGCCATCCGTCATGCAGGATGGTTCCGAACTCCTCGATCAGTGGACCTCTAGTCGGAGTCCGATTCAGTTCATCCAGGAGTTCCAGGGTTCTTGGGACCAACTTCTTGAGGAGAAGGAAATACTCGGACCGCTCGGGGATGTTCTGTTTCTGCTCGGCAAGTACCGCGTTCGCCTTTCGCTCGATGCCCGTGTAGAAGAGGAGCAACGAGCGCGAGAGCGAACGTCGGGCTTCCGGGCTCACGCGCACGGCCGTCACATCGACTCGATCGTCTTGGCGGAACTCAATGTGGCGGAAGTTGCCGTAGGCGGCGATGTACTGGTCCTGCTTACCGATCGGATGGCGGAGGATGTCGATCTCGACTTCGCACGCTTCACGCGCCAAGTGCTCGGCATCGACCAGTTCGCCTTTGTACGCGTGGAGGGCGTTGAGCAAGCCCACGGTCACACTGCTCGACGAGCCGAGCCCGGTTCCGCGCGAGGGGATGTCCGCCAGGAAGGTGATCTCGACGCCACCATCTACCTCAAGCTTGCGCATGCACTCCCGGACGATGTCATGCTCGATGGCATCGACGTCGGAGACGATCTCTTTCTTCGAGTAGTTGATGTAGATGTCAGAGTCGAACCGTTCTTTCACGATCACATAGATGTACTTGTCGATGGCAGTGCTGACGACGGCGCCTGCGTGATCCAGGTAGAAGTCCGGCATGTCGGTTCCGCCGCCGACAAAGCTGATGCGCAACGGCGTCTGGGTGATGAGCATTGCTGAGTCGGCGCCTCCGGCCCCCTGCAGTCCGCCGCAGGAGCCCTACCGTGTCTCTGATGTGCGTCTCCGGTACCAGTCCAACTGAGCCCGGGCGTAGCTTTCCATTGTGCCGATGTCGCGCAAGTAGCCTTTAACCGGCGTACCGCGCATCTTCCCGACTAGCCGTGGCAGTACGTCCTTGCCGATGTCGGCGTCCGCCTCGCCAATGTAGTCTAGAAAGGACCTTGAGGCAACGTAAATCCCGGCGTTCGCCCATCGGCTCACTGGCTTTTCGGGCTTCTCGACGAAATCGACAATGGTCGAGTCCTCGTCGAGAGTCGCGATCCCACAACCGCGCGGATTGTCGGACTCGAACAGCGCCATCGTCAGCACGTCACGGTCCTGGCGATGGCTCGCTGCCAGATGAGACAGATCGGCGTCCGTCAGATTGTCGGCATAGCAGACCAGGAAGTTGTGATCGCCCTCGACCCATCCGCGGTGTCGCCGGATCGTCCCAGCGCTCCCTAGGAGTTCTTCCTCATGCGACGTGAAGACATGGATGCCGTAGCTCGGACGCGCCGACGCGAGATAGCGTTCCACCGACTCGGGCAAGTAATGCGTATTGATCAGAACCTGACTGATCCGATGCTGCTGAAGCAGATCCAACCAGATCGCTAGCAGAGGTGCTCCATTAATCGGCAGCATGCACTTCGGCAGTTCGTAGGTCAGGGGCCGTAGGCGCGTGCCCAGTCCGGCAGCAAGCAAGAAAGCCTTCACGCGGCGTCCCTCACGCCAGCGCTTGACGGACCGCCCCGACAGCCTTCATCGCCTGCGCGGCATCCTCGAAGTAGTCCGCGAGGTCCGTACGCTCTCCGAGCCACGCCACATAGTCGGCGATGATCTCGTCCAAGGACTTCGTCACACGCCACCCGAGCGCGCAGAGACCGGACACGTCAGACACGATGTGACGTACGTCACCGTAACGGAACTCGCCGGGAACCGAGTAGACGGGATCGACTTTCAGGTGCGCCGCGAGCTTCTCAGCGTATTCGATCTGCGTCGTGGCGACGCCGGAACCCACATTGAACGCCCGGAAGTCGGCTTCGGAACTATCCAGCACGACCATGTTCGCCTCGACGACATCGTCGATATGCACGTAGTCCCGCTGCATGCGCCCGTCTTCGTAGATCACCGGGGTTAACCCCTGGAGATATCGCAGGGAGAAGATGCGGAGGATCCCGCTGTAGGCATTCTTGAACGACTGTCGGGGTCCTTGCGTGATCGAGTAGCGAAGAGCGACCGAGGGAATGCCGTACCGCCGCCCGAAGTTCAGGGCGACCATTTCCTGCGTGTACTTAGACAGCGCGTACTGCGTGAAAGGCTTGACCGTCGCCTCGTCCGTGTGGCGCCACCGCAGATCGGTTCCGCACGTCGGGCAGGGTACCTCCCACTCCGAACGCAGTAGGCGCGCCTCATCGCGCGGTCCTGGGAACTCGATCCGATCGCATGACGGGCAGTAGTACTTCCCCTCGCCGTAGACCGCCTGAGAGGACGCGACGACCACCTTCCGCACGGGCAGGCGTTGTGCCACGATCGTCTCGAAGATCAGCGCCGTGCCGACCGTGTTGACGTCGAAGAATCGGCTGAACTCCGGCAAGAACCCTTGGCGCGCGGCTTCGTGGAACACGACGTCGACGTCGGCGAGGGCTCTCGACATCAGTTCGGGATTGCGCACGTCTCCCGAGAGAACCTCGACGTTGTCCGGAACGTACGAAGGCATTCCTCCGGCGTGAACGACCGGATCCAACGCGTCCACGATGCGGACACGATAGTGGCGCTTAAGGAGGGCATCGACGATATGTGATCCGATGAAGCCGGCGCCGCCTGTGACTAGCGCTCTCATGAAGCCCCTCTGCCGGACAGGACGGCTGGGATGGTCTTCACGAGTATCTTGAGGTCTAGCCAGAAGGACCAGTGCTCGATGTACTCGAGGTCCATCTTCACCCACATATCGAAGTCCTTGATCTCGTTGCGCCCGCTGATCTGCCAGAGACATGTAATGCCAGGCGTCACAGCGAACTTCTGACGATGCCACTCCGAGAAGTGCGGCAACTCCGACTGGAGGCAGGGACGGGGTCCGACGAGGCTCATGTCTCCCTTGAAGACGCTCCATACCTGGGGCAGCTCGTCGAGGCTGTACTTCCGCAGGACTCTGCCGATCTGAGTGATGCGCGGATCCTCGCGCATCTTGAAAACCGGGCCCATCATCTCGTTGTGCGTCATCAGTTCACGCTTGATCTGGTCGGCATTGGCGACCATCGTGCGGAACTTGTAGCTGCGGAACGGTCTGCACCCTTTCCCGATGACCTCCCATCGGTAGAATGCCGGTCCGCGAGATGTCAACTTGACGGCGAGTATGAGCAGAAGGAATACGGGGAGCAACACGACCATTCCGACCGCCGAGACAACGACGTCAAGCAAGCGCTTGAGCGCGCGTTGGATTGGCTTGCTGCCCTCGGCAGGCGTCGTACCGACCGACACTTCCATTCAATCACCCATGGGCGTCAACGACGGCGGAGCCGGTACTGGTGGCTGTCTGAGCGCAATGGTGGAACGCTCTGGTCCGCCGGTAGGTTCACTACGGCACAGCTAGGCTAGCCCTGATGCGGATTCACTCGATCATCCAGTTCCGCGGCAAACTCCATGTAACGCATGTGCGGCTCGACGGGAATCGACCCTGGTGTCGACGACACGAACGACTCCCGACGGTCTGGATCGTCGAAGAGATACAGCGCGTACCCGCCCCATCCGGCGCCACAATACTTTCGCGATGCCCCGCCTGCTTCCGGGAGAGGCGGCATGCGCTCGTCCAACTGCACTTCGTATGATCGGTCGATCGCTTCGCGCAACAGATCGATGTCGCTGTTGAGAGCTCCGCGCATCGCCGTCTCGCCTGCCTCGACGATCGCGTCATAGTCCCGGTGGATCAACGCTGGGTCGAAGGATTCATCCCGCGCGTACGTCCACACGGCGACCATGTGTCCCTTGAGGAACGCCGGGTTCCGCTTCATGACCAGCCCGGCTGCGTCGCCAGCTCTCCATACGCACAAGCCGGTCTCCAAGACGACGGCGGGGTCTTGCCAGCCGCGACCTCCAGCCCACTCGGACAAGAACGAGTTGTTGCCGTGCAACGCGCTCCATGCGGCGGACCCGCCCAAGCCGGCGCCCTTCTCGTAGGACCACTCCCCGATGCCCACCAGAGGCGACACGGAGCAGTTGACCACATATCCCTCGATCCCGCCGCTCGCCTTCACGTAGTCGAGCCACCCGCCTGCGATATCGACGCGAAGCGGAACCATCCACGGCGCTGCGGCGCGCGCGCGCATCTCGGTCGAACTGATCTGCTCATACGTGAGGGTCTTCGGAAGGACGACATACTCGCAACCGACTTTGGCGCATAGCTCGCGCTTCATCGACTCGAACCGGTCATCTTGCGTGACGGCGAGGATGCTGGGGTTGATCCGCTCGAAGACCTCTTGGAAGTCGAGGCCGACCCGATCTCCCGAGCTCAGGTAGGCTTCGTCGACGTACTGAATGGCACGAACGACCTCCAAGCGGTGTTGTTCCGGCATCGCCGGGAGTCGGTACTTGTGCCGCATCAGCACGCGATCTGACGCGACGGACACGACGAGTCGGTCGCCTAACGCCCGAGCCGCTCGAAAGAACTCGATGTGTCCACCGTGGATCGTGTCATAGCAACCGGAGACGAAGACCGTTCTCCCCATGTGTCTTCCCATCAACGTTTGAGGCTCCGGTGACGGACTCCCTAGCTCGGGTCGGTCGCGAGTCGAGCGCTCCGAATGTCCGTGGACGCGTGAACGTTAGCACGCCAGACCAGAGACGCACAATGCCAGGCTGCAGAAACAACACCTATCGCGAGTAGAACGCACTCGCCGTGGTGTCGTACCATTCGATCAACTGCCCCGCAATCGAGTCCCAGTCGAGCACGGCTTCGGCGAACCGGCGAGCGTTGTCGCCGCGCGCGCGCGTAGCGCAGATGTCCGACAGAGCCGACTCCATGGCATCCGCGAAGGCAGCCGGAGAGTCGTCGTGTGCAAGCACGCCGATGTCGTGCTCGGCGAAGACGTCCGGTAAATCGGTCGCAGGCGTAGCGACGATCGCTCTACCGCAACAGAAGTAGTCTCCCATCTTCGACGGCCATCGCGCCATGTTGGCAGTCGTCAGCTGGAGCGGCAGCAGAGCCTGGTCGGCAGCGCCGACATGCCTGAGCATATCGCTGAACGATTCCAGCCGACCGGTTGTTCGAACGCGAAGCCGTTTGGCGTCCAATGGGCTCACGTCGTGTTCCCCGACGAGCACGGTCAGCGGCAGTGCACGT containing:
- a CDS encoding sugar transferase, with amino-acid sequence MEVSVGTTPAEGSKPIQRALKRLLDVVVSAVGMVVLLPVFLLLILAVKLTSRGPAFYRWEVIGKGCRPFRSYKFRTMVANADQIKRELMTHNEMMGPVFKMREDPRITQIGRVLRKYSLDELPQVWSVFKGDMSLVGPRPCLQSELPHFSEWHRQKFAVTPGITCLWQISGRNEIKDFDMWVKMDLEYIEHWSFWLDLKILVKTIPAVLSGRGAS
- a CDS encoding nucleotidyltransferase family protein encodes the protein MKAFLLAAGLGTRLRPLTYELPKCMLPINGAPLLAIWLDLLQQHRISQVLINTHYLPESVERYLASARPSYGIHVFTSHEEELLGSAGTIRRHRGWVEGDHNFLVCYADNLTDADLSHLAASHRQDRDVLTMALFESDNPRGCGIATLDEDSTIVDFVEKPEKPVSRWANAGIYVASRSFLDYIGEADADIGKDVLPRLVGKMRGTPVKGYLRDIGTMESYARAQLDWYRRRTSETR
- a CDS encoding NAD-dependent epimerase/dehydratase family protein, producing the protein MRALVTGGAGFIGSHIVDALLKRHYRVRIVDALDPVVHAGGMPSYVPDNVEVLSGDVRNPELMSRALADVDVVFHEAARQGFLPEFSRFFDVNTVGTALIFETIVAQRLPVRKVVVASSQAVYGEGKYYCPSCDRIEFPGPRDEARLLRSEWEVPCPTCGTDLRWRHTDEATVKPFTQYALSKYTQEMVALNFGRRYGIPSVALRYSITQGPRQSFKNAYSGILRIFSLRYLQGLTPVIYEDGRMQRDYVHIDDVVEANMVVLDSSEADFRAFNVGSGVATTQIEYAEKLAAHLKVDPVYSVPGEFRYGDVRHIVSDVSGLCALGWRVTKSLDEIIADYVAWLGERTDLADYFEDAAQAMKAVGAVRQALA
- a CDS encoding adenylyltransferase/cytidyltransferase family protein, with product MGRTVFVSGCYDTIHGGHIEFFRAARALGDRLVVSVASDRVLMRHKYRLPAMPEQHRLEVVRAIQYVDEAYLSSGDRVGLDFQEVFERINPSILAVTQDDRFESMKRELCAKVGCEYVVLPKTLTYEQISSTEMRARAAAPWMVPLRVDIAGGWLDYVKASGGIEGYVVNCSVSPLVGIGEWSYEKGAGLGGSAAWSALHGNNSFLSEWAGGRGWQDPAVVLETGLCVWRAGDAAGLVMKRNPAFLKGHMVAVWTYARDESFDPALIHRDYDAIVEAGETAMRGALNSDIDLLREAIDRSYEVQLDERMPPLPEAGGASRKYCGAGWGGYALYLFDDPDRRESFVSSTPGSIPVEPHMRYMEFAAELDDRVNPHQG
- a CDS encoding HAD family hydrolase, translating into MSRSIARRECVRRSVTCESSRLTSSKTAARWCSTSGKPSPAIFLDRDGVINERVIGGYVTSWREFRFLPSSLDALRDLSFLNLPVVVITNQQGIGKGLMSESDLAEIHERMVDAVSAHGGRIDAIYHCPHLRESDCECRKPKPGMLRRASLDLGIDLPQSWLVGDSWSDIAAGAASGCRTVLVGDDATSDPAEPSSLGVTPTERRAMLVDAVPLLVVHLSPFKGHVG
- a CDS encoding GHMP kinase, whose product is MLITQTPLRISFVGGGTDMPDFYLDHAGAVVSTAIDKYIYVIVKERFDSDIYINYSKKEIVSDVDAIEHDIVRECMRKLEVDGGVEITFLADIPSRGTGLGSSSSVTVGLLNALHAYKGELVDAEHLAREACEVEIDILRHPIGKQDQYIAAYGNFRHIEFRQDDRVDVTAVRVSPEARRSLSRSLLLFYTGIERKANAVLAEQKQNIPERSEYFLLLKKLVPRTLELLDELNRTPTRGPLIEEFGTILHDGWLLKRQFASKVSNSQIDAMYETALEAGAIGGKLLGAGGGGFLLLCVPIDRQERVREALGHLREFPFDFVQDGSKMVFNIRQA